From the genome of Tripterygium wilfordii isolate XIE 37 chromosome 6, ASM1340144v1, whole genome shotgun sequence:
ACTTTTCTGCAACAGCATCTGAttacatagaaaataaaatccTTTTCAAATAGGCtccacaaagaaagaaaagtggaTTCATTGTGAAGTTCTAATTCGATTCCCTACTCAAGTAGCCTTGATTATCCTCCCGTTTGTTTGTAGGCATGCataaatatacaaacacatgACGAAACCAATTAAGTGGAAGAGAAATAACATTACCTCCTCACTATGGGTACTGAAAATCAAATCCTCTCTTAAAAATTTCATATCCTTTAAACACTTCACAAATTTTGCCAGAAAACCTTTATGACTGCAGATATGAAGCAAACTAATTCAGCCCTTTGTAAAAAATACCAAGAACATATCTCACAGAAACCAAAAAAGTACTTacaaacaaattaagaaaaatggTAACCAGcagcatatatgcataactgaaCCATGATTCAGAAGAAGTTGTACACATCAAGGTAAATACTTCATTATGAACTGAACTGTACAGTAACATAAACTCTAGCATCTAAGAATATGCTTCTATGCCTTTCCCCATATTATATTTAGGAACCTTCATAAATTATATTAATAGAAAGTTCATGCATCTGAATCTAGACATGTTGGTGCACAATCTATACTACTGACCATAAAAGTGAAGCACCTTTCAAAGCAAAGGTCCCTGGAAATTTTCTGAGAATATTTGATGATTCGCTTTCTATTTTCTTTCAACCGTTAAAGATAAAACAGAGGCAATATTTGCAAAATGACAGTCCCATCTCACTGGAATTTTAATTAAAGGTTGGACTTTAGACCTTTTTCCATCAGGATGTGTTGTTATAATGTCCATATCCCCGCAGGAAGCTTTTCCACGCCTATAGGACCCTCCACATACAATAACCACCTTCAACACAAATGTCAGAAGATTAGAATAAGAACCAAGATACAAATGTGTAGGTGAACTTGGGATTATAAACAACATTAATTCCAATTAAACCTAAGTCAGACGAATAGTCTGCTCACCCCAGGCAAAATTTCTTCGGCAACTTTCTCTAGGAGTTTTTCCATTTCTTGAACCTAAACAACCATAGGTATATTAAACAATCCCATGCTAAAGCAAGTCTAAAAGGTACGGTCATGAACTGAAAATTACAGAAAGATGCAAGATAATCAAACCTCATGGCGTGGAATCCTTGAATTAATATCATCAAAGTACTTTAATCCTATCTTCTGTGAATTTGTTAATGAGTCATCTTTCTTTAGATCATCTAATGTACGATGCCCTTTCTCATATAATTTTGCAGCTGTGGCTGGACCGATACCCCAGACTTCCCCAAATAACGAAATTGTTCGCACCTGCCAAGACAGAATatggaaaaagagagaatagaaATTATAAAGATTTCAAAAAATGCATAGCTCAAAAGTTAGTAGAACTGTTGGTATTCCACATAATTTGAGATAGACAAAACATAAACAATAGCCTCAATAGCTAAACAATTGCAGTTCTTCCCCTTTCCGTTTCCCTGCTAAATTTTATGAGTACCCTAGAAATACTATACAAATTATAAAATTAGTGCCATAAAAGTATTATAGAAAACTATATGTGTgaggaaaaaaggaaaacaactcacttgcacaaggctcccatggTGGGTGGGGTCGGGGACAGATATGATGTATGCAGgctttacccccacataatacaTAGAGAGGCTGTgagcaaaaaattaaaaaaaaatcttgaaagaGAACAAATTCTCACTGGAGGCACAGAAAGGCGAGATGTACAACACCTTAGCCCCACATAGGAAAGATTTTATTTCCAAGAAATGAAACCATGACATCTAGGTTGTGGTGAAATAACATTACTACTAAGCCAAAGGTTTATCCTTAATTCTTGCTAGAGATGCTACTGAAATCATTAAGACGACCCCGCCTTCCAATGTGGGAGCCTTGACCAAAGGAGCTATTTACCTTTTTATGCAGCTAAAATGATTAAGAAAAGATTATCATTTATCTTCAAGATGGTCAAGTCAAATATTAATACTACCATGTCAAAGAAGAATATCAAGAAATTAAAAACTTCAGAAAGCATTAGTTTGAGAGATGTGATATCCTCATTCAATTGCAAAACAGATTGCAGGCAACAACAGAGAGCAAactatagaaaaagaaaattcactcCAAATTGAGATGATAGACGAGGAAAAAATATGACCAGAAAAATGTGCAATGAAACATGAAGCAGTACATAAATGGGATTGCAGGTTACTGAAAACTTCACAGTACCTTTTCATCCTCCTCGAAGTGCTCTAACTTGGACAACTTCCCAGTCATGACTATCTCCCGAATCTGCATTGAATTTCATTGGACTCCATCTCAAATTGATAAGAGGAAAATACATTCATTGTAAAGGCATAGGAAATTATACAGCTTAAATTTCTCAACATCCAGATTGAGGTCAATGGAAGGTTTCGAAAGCGATGCTGTCAATTTTTTAAATCATTCATATTATTTGAATGCATCAcatcattattatttaaaaGTACATTTGTGTGACGAAAAAGGATGCGGCACGACTTGATGCTTCATAACAGACCACAAAATCAGCTCCAAAATTGACAATAGTTCATGACACGCAAAACCTGAAATGACAAGGAATCTTcaccaatttattttattttcttataattTGCTCATATTTTAGTGTCGGAGAGATGATGAGTTGCGTAAGATTGGCAGGAAGGAGCACCATCATATGGCATTTGCCACAGTGCCACTATGCTGGGAACTGGGAAGTATGACAAACGGGAAGCGGAATCTAAGGATGACAGGTGGAGCTTACTGCTGATGAAATTAAGCAGGGATATCAAGAACATTTTCCCCCAGTTTTCTTCTTGTGCTAATGCTCTAGCGCATCTATAACTCATTTGAGAGAGATCTCAATTATACCACATATGAAAAGCAAACTGAAGTATATTGTGAAACGTAAGATGAGTTGGCAGGTCAACGAAGGAAACAAAATGGAAAATTGTAACTGAAacatacaacggtcaacttacATGGTCCTGCATTGATTTTCCAATAGATGGCAGATGTTTGACCTGGTCCACACTTTCGATTTTAAATGGCAACTTCTCAATAACTGGAATAGCTTTGTGATAGCTAAATGACCTCCGATCATCGCCCAATGCTTTTCACAGGCAGGTTAGCCACATTAGACAATCTGGAAAGCAATAAAACCAATAATGCAAGCAAAAGAACTTAGCAAAAACATATGCATAACACACGAGGAAATCTAGTCTCACCTCTGTAAATATTTATAAGTTTCCCAAATATATCAGTGATATTCCTGTTTAAATCTGGTGGACTGTATGGCAAGGATGACTACAACAAATAAAGCTGATTAGTAAAATAATAAAGCTGCAAAAGATATCAGCCTTATCAGGTGATCAAATTCTGATGCAACAAAAAATGACCCTCCAAGCAAAGCAGCAGTTATGTACTACGCCTCCAGAATTTGAAGAGCAGAAGTCTACTAAATAAGCTAAAAAATATCACTAGTCTTAATAATTGAATGCTACTCTTACATTCTTGTTTGGAGTATCATAGGGCTTCAAACTATTGTTCGCAGGGTCTTGAGTATGGAAAGAGCTACGATGGTCCCCTTTAGAATTTGATTCCTCACGTAAAGAATCATTTCCAGAATTTTGTTCTCCTTTCAAATTCTTCGAATCATCTGAGGACGATCTTATCTTTTTGGAAGGTGATGGCTCATCATCACTAGAACTGATTCTATTGGTTGAATGAGAAGTCAATGACTTGTCTGCAATATTCTCCCCTTCTGCATCCACTTCCAGATGATATGGATCTTCGGATACCTTTTCTCCTAACCTCAAGCAATCTTCTAGCCATTGATAGAGTAGAACACTCTGCAGCAAAGTTGTTAATATCAAGCATAAGAACTCCAAGCAACCTCTTAGATATGTGGTAAGCAGGGAAATGAACTTCAACATAAAGAGCAACACATCATGTCCTCTGAGGTTACATTTCAAGTCTCCCTTTGTCCCTTCTCTTATAATAACCTACGTGGAAATTAATCAAGGATTCTAGATAGTTAAGATGCCTGAGGCAGTAATTCTGGAAAATTTAACCATCAGCTGAGACAAAATCAACGCTTCCAGGGAAAAGACTAACAAGAAACTATTAAAATGTCCTCGGACCAAGCACtggaaaatttcaaaattcttcaaattaaacatcatcaattgaaaccttgatCCTCAGAGAAACTTGAGAACTAAGATCAAAATTTTGCCATGCATAAGTAGAAATCCAAAtacaattgaaaaatatcacattcttcttcaaatttataatttatttggcCTAAAAGCAACCTAATTGTATTAGAATAATCACATATCAAGTCATCCTTCAACACTATAGCCATTTATTTCAATGGGGAAAAAAGAGATAGAAAAACTTTAAACATCTATTTCATATCACAAACGGCATACCAAAGTTGAGCTACACCAAGATAAAATTCATAATACAATAAGCAACATTAATATGCAGAAATCTTGTgccaaaaacttcaaaacaatTGATTGTGCAAGGCCTCACAGCAATTCAAAGTTCTAATTACAAGCTTATGGTGTAAGGAACGCTCGCAAAGACATAGCTGTTTAAAACAGCACATGAACTTACTCCTTTGAAGCGTGCCAGGCGTTCTCTGCCTACTTCTTCGAGAAGCACATCTAAGTTCATTGCAAACACGTGAGTTACCCTTTTGTTTAGAGCCTCCTCAATGGTAGCACCCATTTGCAGCAGCTTCTGCTTCCAAATCTTaataataaagagaaaaaaagaagcaacatTAAACAAATAAACCCTCAAATGATTAGATGAATCCGTTGGAGGCTAAGAAAACAGTGGCGAGACCTGTAATCGACGAGGCTGTACTCTCTTATCAGTCAAGAAAGCGAAGATTCCGGCAAAAATGCCATCGGGATCGGTAGAGGGAGCTTTCTTTCTGGTTGCCTTTGGCGCCATTGAGTCTCGTCTGTTTGTTCTTCCAGTCTTCTTCTGCAAGAACCCACCGTTTAGAGTTTGAATTACGTGTAACCGAACGGGGGAGGACTCGGGTATTGCTCGACCCTCCTAAATCAATGATCCTGAtaattaatcattttaatttgtaaaattattttttaaaacatgcatgattttaaggttgtgtttggtatcacttccaaaagttttgaaaacaaaaataaaaacatgaaatcgaaacttgtttggttgaacacttaaaattgaaaacaacactgaaagcataaaactgaaaaaaaaaaaaagtgtttatgcttttattttcataataatggaatatatccacaccactatatttctCATAACTGCAGCATTTGTCGTGTCTATTGCAATGTAATTCACCATTAAAATATcagcaaaaaggaaaaaagataagaaataaaacaataacccaaagtatatttgatcattgtcttcatatctctgtGCAACTTataatctgaaatcttaaagaaagtgcaatatATAATAAGtataactagttctgtttccaaaacttttaaaaacctttttttct
Proteins encoded in this window:
- the LOC119999850 gene encoding DNA polymerase lambda; the protein is MAPKATRKKAPSTDPDGIFAGIFAFLTDKRVQPRRLQIWKQKLLQMGATIEEALNKRVTHVFAMNLDVLLEEVGRERLARFKGSVLLYQWLEDCLRLGEKVSEDPYHLEVDAEGENIADKSLTSHSTNRISSSDDEPSPSKKIRSSSDDSKNLKGEQNSGNDSLREESNSKGDHRSSFHTQDPANNSLKPYDTPNKNSSLPYSPPDLNRNITDIFGKLINIYRALGDDRRSFSYHKAIPVIEKLPFKIESVDQVKHLPSIGKSMQDHIREIVMTGKLSKLEHFEEDEKVRTISLFGEVWGIGPATAAKLYEKGHRTLDDLKKDDSLTNSQKIGLKYFDDINSRIPRHEVQEMEKLLEKVAEEILPGVVIVCGGSYRRGKASCGDMDIITTHPDGKSHKGFLAKFVKCLKDMKFLREDLIFSTHSEEGTNSGVDTYFGLCTYPGRELRHRIDFKVYPRDIYAFGLIAWTGNDVLNRRLRILADSKGYRLDDTGLFPATQGSSGKKGARGSASLRFETEKEVFDFLGFPWLEPHERNL